The following nucleotide sequence is from Thermodesulfobacteriota bacterium.
AGCGATTGCCGATGCGGCTGAGCTGTGCGCCGCGATGCGGCAGGATCTGGAGACCGCCCATGGCGAGCAGGACACCCCATACCGGTCTTGACGCCATCCGGGTGGAGGGTGGCCTCCTGCCCGCCGAGCTTCTGGCCAGGGTGGCCGCCCTGGAGGCACCCCAGCAGAGCGAGGCCGACTACCGGATCCCCAAGGGCCTCAAGCTGCGGGACGAGATCGGCCGGGCCTGGCGCATCGCCGCCGCCCTGTGGCGGGAGCTGAGGCGCCCTGGCCAGCGGCCGGCCAGCGCGCCGGCGGTGTTTCTGGTGCCGTTCCTGCGGGAGGTGCTGGGGTTTGTTGACCTGGCGCCCTGCCCGGGCCGAACGGTCGGGGAGCGCCGGTTTCCCATCAGCCATGCGGCGGCGGGCGGGCGCCTGCCGGTACTCCTGACCGCGGCGGACCAGGACCTGGACGTAAGCGACCCCCGTTTCGGTGACGACGGCCGGCGCCGCTCGCCCCACGGCTGCCTGCAGGAGCTGCTCAATGCCGATGAGGCGTGCCTCTGGGGGCTCTGCGGCAACGGCCTCTTCCTGCGCCTGCTGCGGGACAACCCCAGTCTCACCCGGCCGGCCTCTATCGAGGTCGATTGCCAGCGGCTCTTCGAGGAGGAGCTGTACCCGGACTTTGCGGTCCTTTGGCTGGTCCTGCACCGGAGCCGCTTCGAGCCGCCGGCCGCGGGGGGCCTGCCCGTCATCGAGACCTGGCGGCAGCAGGCGGCGCTGATCGGCGAGCGGGTCCGGGAGCGGCTCTGCCACGGGGTGGCCGATGCTCTGCGCCTGCTGGGCAGCGGCTTTCTCGCCCATCCGGCCAACGAGGCCCTGCGGGCGGCCATCCGCGGCGGCGGTCTGGGCAAGCAGGATTTTTTTCAGCAGCTCTTGCGCCTGGTCTACCGGCTGATCTTCCTCTTCACCCTGGAGGACCGCCGGCTTCTGCCCCTGCCGGCCGCTCTGGCCGGCGAGGTCGCCCGGGACCGTTATGCCCGGGGCTACAGCCTGTCTCGCCTGCGGGAGCGGGCCGGGGCGCGGGGCGTCGCCGGCCAGGAGCGGTATCGTGATCTGTGGGAAGGCCTCCTGGTCACCTTCCGGGCCCTGGCCGCCGGCGAGCCGGCCCTGGCCCTGCCTGCCCTGGGGGGCTTGTTCGCCCCTGAGCAATGCCTCCACCTGGACGCCTGCTGTCTGGCCAACGGCCCACTCCTGGCCGCGGTCCGGCACCTGGGCTTCTTCGCCACCGGCCAGGCCCTGGCCCGGATCAACTACCGGGACATGGACACCGAGGAGCTGGGCAGCGTCTACGAGTCGCTCCTGGAGCTGGTGCCGGACATCCGGGTGGAGGGCTGGCCGTGGACCTTCGGCTTCGTGGGGGACCAGCTCGCGGAGGCCGCCCCCCGGGGCACGGCCCGCAAGCTCACCGGCAGCTATTACACCCCGGACAGCCTGGTGCAGGAGCTGGTCGCCAGCGCCCTGGAGCCGGTCCTGGAGGAGGCCCTCCGGCGACATCCCCAGCGGCCCGCCGAGGCCATCCTGGGGCTGCGGGTGCTGGACCCGGCCTGCGGCTCCGGCCATTTCCTCCTGGCGGCTGCCCGACGTCTGGCTGGCCAGTTGGCCAGGGTCCAGGTCGACGGCGGCGAGCCCACCGAAGAGGACT
It contains:
- a CDS encoding N-6 DNA methylase, which produces MASRTPHTGLDAIRVEGGLLPAELLARVAALEAPQQSEADYRIPKGLKLRDEIGRAWRIAAALWRELRRPGQRPASAPAVFLVPFLREVLGFVDLAPCPGRTVGERRFPISHAAAGGRLPVLLTAADQDLDVSDPRFGDDGRRRSPHGCLQELLNADEACLWGLCGNGLFLRLLRDNPSLTRPASIEVDCQRLFEEELYPDFAVLWLVLHRSRFEPPAAGGLPVIETWRQQAALIGERVRERLCHGVADALRLLGSGFLAHPANEALRAAIRGGGLGKQDFFQQLLRLVYRLIFLFTLEDRRLLPLPAALAGEVARDRYARGYSLSRLRERAGARGVAGQERYRDLWEGLLVTFRALAAGEPALALPALGGLFAPEQCLHLDACCLANGPLLAAVRHLGFFATGQALARINYRDMDTEELGSVYESLLELVPDIRVEGWPWTFGFVGDQLAEAAPRGTARKLTGSYYTPDSLVQELVASALEPVLEEALRRHPQRPAEAILGLRVLDPACGSGHFLLAAARRLAGQLARVQVDGGEPTEEDYRHALRQVIGHCLYGVDANPLAVELCRTGLWLEGCEIGKPLGFLDAHIRHGNSLVGVLDPALLARGIPEAAYKPLTGDDRALAAELKKTNKRAAGGRQLHLFDQDGAAVLAACALDLDAMPEESLDQVEAKRAAWQRIREGEACRREHQKADLYCAAFFAAKTREGRAAVPTSSDLARLEQGMALAPEVAAEIRRLAREHGFFHWHLAFPEVFADGRAGFDVVLGNPPWERVKLQEQEFFASRSPRIASAPNAAARTRLIQGLGLPDASPADRQLHQELLDAKRAAEAASQFARTSGRFPLTGRGDVNLYALFAELFLALTSPAGRAGIIVPTGIATDDSTKAFFDAIVREGRLVSLLGFREIRRLFPGTDSRDQFCLLTLGRSTVAHFVFQAASVEHLHDARCPFGKPV